The proteins below come from a single Mytilus edulis chromosome 5, xbMytEdul2.2, whole genome shotgun sequence genomic window:
- the LOC139524059 gene encoding uncharacterized protein DDB_G0279899-like — translation MTICKKHETEEVRFYCEECKELICDDCVVGDHSVCLKTKIGEYEQRQKRSLQETFKSASETGVPNINRILERITIAKQSFNCSVDKEVESISSKTEIIIKIFNELKEELVKTFEDARQVANARYDTSTQEHTQRKDNIQEIVDEIEIKGCNISTSDIAIYDSKLNELLNENQFEETCLKIEIPKHRFHKEYEIKENLRHILGILDYGEYDLPSPIETLSNTDVYKLPSKRENDKEDLAIENPTRKYIELQRSDSLQKVSSNVDNRKVIYSDERGSDFYSSVPKGKKFEVIVSFKHKQKVFHIVPKKECRNAWLIGSGISDLNLNIESPTCGYHPQMGMY, via the coding sequence ATGACAATTTGTAAAAAGCACGAGACAGAAGAGGTTCGATTCTACTGTGAGGAATGTAAAGAACTTATATGTGATGATTGTGTCGTAGGAGACCATTCCGTTTGCCTAAAAACTAAAATAGGTGAATATGAACAAAGACAGAAACGATCCTTACAGGAAACATTCAAATCAGCTTCAGAAACCGGAGTACCAAATATAAACAGAATATTGGAACGCATAACAATTGCAAAACAATCTTTCAACTGTTCAGTAGATAAAGAAGTAGAATCTATTTCCTCGAAAACAGAAATCATTATAAAGATCTTCAATGAATTGAAAGAAGAATTGGTTAAAACCTTCGAAGACGCACGTCAAGTTGCCAATGCTAGATATGATACATCTACACAAGAACATACTCAAAGGAAAGATAACATACAAGAAATTGTCGACGAAATCGAGATAAAGGGGTGTAATATATCTACAAGCGATATTGCCATTTACGATTCAAAACTGAATGAACTTCTGAACGAAAACCAGTTTGAAGAAACTTGTCTAAAAATTGAAATTCCAAAGCACCGTTTTCACAAAGagtatgaaataaaagaaaacctTCGACATATATTAGGCATCTTAGATTATGGGGAATATGATTTACCTTCTCCTATCGAAACACTTTCTAATACGGATGTATACAAACTACCATCAAAAAGAGAAAACGACAAAGAGGATTTAGCTATCGAAAACCCAACAAGAAAATATATAGAACTACAACGATCAGATTCTTTACAGAAAGTTTCGTCCAATGTTGATAATAGAAAAGTGATATATAGCGATGAGAGAGGAAGCGACTTCTACAGCTCAGTCCCGAAAGGTAAAAAGTTCGAAGTAATTGTATCATTCAAACACAAACAAAAGGTATTCCACATTGTTCCGAAAAAGGAATGTCGAAATGCATGGTTAATAGGCTCGGGTATAAGTGATCTTAATTTAAATATCGAATCACCAACATGCGGATATCATCCACAGATGGGAATGTATTAA
- the LOC139524061 gene encoding beta-1,3-galactosyltransferase 1-like — protein MITKRLRMFLRCSVKNIVLLCVLVILLILGSLMTDIPMEKRSDNTYHLDSYTSNISSSTVRNNHSTNFSVVRKSITVKNLNQKDLYSHPYKYINTPSKTCNHKGSKTDPFLLIIIKSNVRNMDNRIAIRSTWGNISDPSVRVVFLLGFSPFLEKFIRMEQSMYDDIIQEDFLDNYNNNTLKTIMGYNWSVSNCKNTKYLFFVDDDYLVNVRLLLDVFRKRLPSSIFTGCVWYNAKPNRNVHRKWYVSIKEYPDKHWPPYATGGSILMTYDYANKMKEGFKSIKPLYIDDVYLGIVAKKLNIPLTNDGRFHPYYNLGRIHQMYSIHNFQSPNKLVEDWKKLRSILKA, from the coding sequence ATGATAACTAAGCGTCTTAGAATGTTCCTGCGCTGTTCTGTGAAAAACATCGTATTACTGTGTGTATTAGTAATACTTCTTATCCTTGGATCCTTAATGACAGATATTCCGATGGAAAAACGTTCGGATAATACTTACCATTTGGACTCATATACTAGTAACATAAGTTCATCAACAGTTCGGAACAATCATTCTACTAATTTTTCTGTAGTCAGAAAATCTATAACCGTtaaaaatttaaaccaaaaagATTTGTACAGTCATccttataaatacataaatactcCATCTAAAACATGCAATCATAAAGGATCTAAAACGGACccttttcttttaataataatcAAGTCAAACGTCAGAAATATGGATAACAGAATAGCAATACGATCCACATGGGGAAATATATCCGATCCATcggtaagagttgtctttcttttagGATTTTCCCCTTTCCTTGAAAAATTCATTAGAATGGAGCAATCTATGTACGACGATATTATACAGGAAGATTTCCttgataattataataataatacacTTAAAACTATTATGGGATATAATTGGAGTGTCAGCAACTGTAAAAACACCAAATATCTCTTTTTTGTTGATGATGACTATTTAGTGAATGTTCGGCTACTCTTAGATGTTTTTCGGAAGCGTTTACCTAGTAGTATTTTTACAGGATGTGTTTGGTATAATGCTAAACCCAACCGAAACGTGCACCGGAAGTGGTATGTTTCTATAAAGGAATATCCGGATAAACATTGGCCTCCGTATGCAACTGGTGGCTCTATCTTAATGACATATGATTATGCAAATAAAATGAAGGAGGGATTTAAATCCATTAAACCTTTATACATCGATGATGTATACCTTGGAATAGTTGCCAAAAAACTTAATATTCCATTAACGAATGATGGTCGATTTCACCCATATTACAACTTGGGAAGGATTCACCAAATGTATTCTATTCATAATTTTCAATCGCCAAATAAACTTGTGGAAGATTGGAAAAAATTAAGAAGTATTTTAAAAGCTTAG
- the LOC139524060 gene encoding uncharacterized protein, producing the protein MSMSSTCIEHTSEEIRFYCKECNVFVCDDCVSGQGKHIKCNKIKLSEYGAKNKQILIENVEEITNKNLPRLKETLELAAKVKESFNKSADENITELRSKTQVIETILHELQEETIRQIDESKRQANMKFDDFLDRLQNRYNKLVQITEKVQQQKSDIQSSDVVKFDSEMKKMLHVEHGSESIPKLEPPCFEINEQFLTKAFYQDFFLCKNIKDEVKTESCTYKKGLEEPNSSLDYIEPVSSTNETNSVINMNEQGTDTNYDENSSDIYVSNSAHKGETKLRCSVVHNKDLNFKVIKSFKCENAVTLIVPKTNVYEAWIIGVGISEVNLKQTPQSTTLLARIDGEPFTAGKSQKHGLLIGLKNKKTIKLLQAATGTLRRTSDVCKLVPHINAHAQHLSAICTVSTPADKEKDIAVLLRDYQLTGSKEKGAVIRWYSGKKLKTNDLNISNDVEIENPVYIEEFTNGNICITCAPDDKSSWIQLLDKQGNHKMRYPPKDEKSVGENVVYSFIGAGFLRDGRITILDRVSFRQHLLDANGKLIKIDQYQNQPSSFAVDLYDNIWIGFDDGTIQVLEYKDGWYEDIEIND; encoded by the coding sequence ATGTCAATGTCTTCCACTTGCATTGAACACACTTCAGAAGAAATTAGGTTCTATTGCAAAGAATGCAATGTTTTTGTGTGTGACGATTGTGTTTCAGGACAAGGAAAACatattaaatgtaataaaattaaacttagtGAATATGGTGCCAAGAACAAACAAATTTTGATTGAAAATGTGGAAGAAATAACGAATAAAAATCTCCCACGTTTGAAGGAAACATTGGAACTTGCAGCAAAAGTTAAAGAATCTTTTAACAAATCAGCGGATGAAAACATTACTGAACTTCGATCAAAAACACAAGTAATAGAGACAATTCTTCATGAATTGCAAGAAGAAACTATACGACAAATTGATGAATCGAAGCGACAAGCGAACATGAAATTTGATGATTTTCTTGATCGtcttcaaaatagatataacaaattAGTACAAATAACAGAGAAAGTACAGCAACAAAAATCCGACATTCAATCTTCAGATGTTGTAAAATTTGATTccgaaatgaaaaaaatgttgcatGTCGAACACGGCTCGGAAAGCATTCCGAAACTCGAACCACCctgttttgaaataaatgaacaatttttaACAAAAGCATTTTATCAGGATTTTTTtctatgtaaaaatataaaagatgaagttAAAACAGAATCGTGTACATATAAAAAGGGTTTAGAAGAACCAAACTCCTCCTTAGATTATATAGAACCGGTCTCGTCTACGAATGAAACCAATTCAGTTATAAACATGAATGAACAAGGAACAGATACGAACTACGACGAAAATTCAAGTGACATATACGTGTCAAACTCGGCACACAAAGGAGAGACGAAATTAAGGTGTTCAGTAGTTCATAACAAAGACTTAAACTTCAAGGTAATTAAATCTTTCAAATGTGAAAATGCTGTTACTTTAATTGTACCGAAAACAAATGTTTACGAGGCTTGGATTATCGGAGTTGGTATCAGCGAGGTTAATTTGAAGCAAACACCACAATCAACAACACTCCTTGCGCGTATAGATGGAGAACCTTTTACAGCTGGAAAAAGTCAAAAGCATGGTTTGCTAATAGGTCTTAAAAACAAGAAGACAATTAAACTACTTCAAGCGGCGACTGGTACGCTAAGAAGAACTTCGGACGTGTGCAAATTGGTTCCCCATATAAATGCACATGCTCAGCATTTGTCAGCTATTTGTACCGTATCAACGCCTGCGGATAAAGAAAAAGATATCGCGGTACTCCTACGTGACTACCAATTGACTGGAAGTAAAGAAAAGGGAGCAGTCATTCGATGGTATTCTGGTAAGAAATTAAAAACGAATGACCTTAACATTAGCAACGATGTTGAAATTGAAAATCCAGTATACATAGAAGAGTTTACAAACGGTAACATTTGCATTACGTGTGCGCCGGACGATAAATCGTCGTGGATACAACTTCTTGATAAACAAGGGAATCACAAGATGAGGTACCCACCAAAAGATGAAAAATCAGTTGGGGAGAACGTTGTATATTCATTCATTGGCGCTGGATTTCTAAGAGATGGTCGTATTACAATTTTGGATCGCGTGAGCTTCCGTCAGCACCTTTTAGATGCAAATGGAAAGCTTATCAAAATAGACCAATACCAAAACCAACCATCATCTTTTGCTGTTGACTTATACGACAACATCTGGATCGGATTTGACGACGGAACAATTCAAGTGCTGGAATATAAGGACGGATGGTATGAGGACATTGAAATTAATGATTAA